In the Glycine max cultivar Williams 82 chromosome 6, Glycine_max_v4.0, whole genome shotgun sequence genome, aaaaaaaagttgctaaATTTAATATACCttattaaatactttaattactattttaaatgttcttttataattttgacatgataagtttgttagcaataaatactttttttttgtttgagtttaattttagaACTTAATGACTATGCCATGTTATctcatcataaattattatttaaattattttaagataattgttttaaaaatcaacaaatttactatatataataaattgtgattgaatgattgTGTTATCAATGCATAActcatttttctcttaattttaatatattggcATCATAAAGTTTCTtacataatcaattaaaaatcagtactctaaatatatttgaaaatcagTCCAGgctaatttatttaaacttatatgTGAAAAAAgtgataatcaattaaaaatcagtCTAAACATATTTGTTTAAACTTCCAATCAATCAATACTATGGTAAAAGTGAGCACTTTTATCATACATGTGTTAATTCATGATTGAATAACTACActtctaattaaatttgtattttattttctcgaTCGACTAATTACCCTAGAACATCAGTTAACATTTTCTGTTGTCCTTTCTGTGTTGTTATTGCAGGAGTTTGATAGGATGCATGGACCTGGTTGGCAGTGTATTGTAGGCACTGATTTTGGTTCGTTTGTGACTCACTGTTGTGGCTGTTTCATCTATTTCTGCTTAGGCAACTTGGCAATTTTGCTATTCAGAGGCTCGGCTGCTCCAGAGGCACATGAAAATCGGTTCTCAGCACTAGA is a window encoding:
- the LOC100527224 gene encoding uncharacterized protein LOC100527224 (The RefSeq protein has 1 substitution compared to this genomic sequence), yielding MLEGKAVIGETDMLQTMHQDAMDLASKALDFFDVTEAIKIARFIKKEFDRMHGPGWQCIVGTDFGSFVTHCCGCFIYFCLGNLAILLFRGSAAPEAHENRFSALDAAKA